The Desmodus rotundus isolate HL8 chromosome 2, HLdesRot8A.1, whole genome shotgun sequence region CAGAGACAGTGAGTCGTTTGTCCAGGTCACCCAACAGTGACCCAGGGGATCGTGGCTGCGGATGGCCTCAGTGGGGCCCCATGCAGAGGTGGGGAAACTTGAGGCCCCCCTGCCACAGGCACACAGGTGCGGCCTGGGAGCAGCGTGCAGCTGTAAACTGTCCGGCGCCGGTTCGGTGCTTAGCTGGAGTTTCTTTCTCTCATCCCCGCGGGCTGTGCCTTGAGGATGCTTGCTGCTCTGGCAGCCTACCCTCCAGGAGACGGTGCGGCCAGCCCTGTGTGGGAGCCCCCAGCAGCAACCAGGCTGGCCACATCGCCGCGGGAAAGGCCTTCACCACTGTGCTCACACTCCCCCTCCATGAAAGGGACACTGAGGCCCCACGGACAGCTGTGCTGCTTGCTGACCACCTCCACCCCAGCAGAGCCAGCCAATCCAGTGTGGCCACCGGGACTCATTTCCTAACAGACGCACTGAAAGCCAATGCTGGACGTGATGTgaaggtggctggaggactgggcagctCCGACGCGCCCATCGGCTGACACAGGCAGGGACCCCCCAGTCCCCATCTGTTAAAGGGCCTGTGCCTGCCACCATCTGCCTCCCTGCGATGCAGGGAGGAGGCTCTTACTGGTCTGTCTGGACGAACACTTTGGGAACCCATGGGTGACACAGAATGTCACACCTGCACCCTGCTGGGCTGCCCAGTGGCGTCAGGATTCTGTCCCCAGATGTCTTTGGCTTGCGTTTCCTTGGACCCACTGGTCTTCCTCTGTTCCCTCACCCCCAAGGGAACATGGGGAGCCCCGGAGCCCTGGGACATCAACACAGCCGCCCGGCAGGGACCTGTCAGGCTGAGGGGTCTCTGGGGGCCTCGTGGCCTGTCAGACACAACCCAGCCAGCAGAGTGGGCATCCCCGACTGGGGCACACACTGGGCATCAGGTCCCCTGCTTGCAGCTGGGCCCCAGTCTGGACCTGCCTCCAGGCCAGGAGCCTTGTGTCCTCTCCCAGGTCCCCTGGGCCCACCGTCCCCCACACGTCCACCCCCCAGGGGCCCCTCAGCCGGGCACAGACGGGAGGGGAGTATCCAGGCTTTGCCGTACTTCTCACTGTACAGCAGAAGTGACCTCACAGGCCCCCCCAACCTTGAGGCCTCCCCTAAGCcagcagggagacaggagggaTGGGTCTTGAGTAGATCTGGAGAACTTGAGGAGTCCTGGGTGGGGGCAAGAAGGCTAGGCCTGGGGATTCCGGTtccagccaggccccaggcctgaGGGTTGGTAGGGTGTGGGGCTCAGAGGGTCCCAGATACCAGGCCCCACGCAGGTGGGAGGCAGATCCAGGTAGGGAGAGAACTGTCCTTTGTCCAGCTGCCTGAGGGCAGTGACATGTATGTGCCCAGCCCAGGGAGAAAGGGGCTCCGAGGGGAAACCAAGGCAGTCTCATGTCGGAGCCTCCACAGGGCCGACCCCTGCAGGCCCCACCTCTGTCCTGGATGGGCGGCTCTGAGCAGGCTCCCTGCCCAGACTGATTAGGGCGGCCGCTGCAATCTTTCCCCAGGAAGAGGCCTGCTCCTCGGGAACTCGGCCGCTCCCGTGGGGTCCTGTCGGGTCCTGTTTCTTCTCTGGggatcctgcccaccccactccactggCTCCCCTCTGGCTCAGTCAGCCGGCTGGTgtatctctgtctctcactcCTGAGCCTGCTGCACCCGCAGCTCAGACAACAGGCTTTTCAAACCCCACTCAAGGCTGGGAGGGGAGCAGACATTCTCTGAGCATTGTGACTGGAACAGGCTGGCAGGGAACCCCCACTTCAGTGGGAGATGGGGATAGGCACACCAGGAAGTGTTCAAGGAAGGGCTGACCCCTCGAGGCCACCCCTGAAAAAACAGACCCAAGGAGGAAGGGCAGGTAGCCCACGGGCCCCCCTCACTGCCCTGCAGGGCTGCCCCATAGGAGGCCCCCAGCTCGCTGTCTTCCCACCCGTGACAGGCTGCACTTCCTCCACCTGCCCACCCAGGCTGGAGGGGCGGCCTCCAGGTCACATGGGCTGCCCCCACCTCTGTGTAAGTGACAGTCAGGGCTCCCCCAGGCCGGGGATTGCTGCCCGGCTGAGGGGCCCTGAGGACCCTCCCCCTGGGGAGATGGTGAGGTGCCACTCTGCACTTCCAGGGGAAGTGAGTCCAGCATCAATCACACTGgggtgctgggcagggcagggcactcCCAGAACTGGGCAGGAGCCCAGGCAggacttgggggaggggaagaatgggggcttggtggaaaagacagaagagcctggggaggcaggaCAGAGGCAGCTCAGCCAAGGTCCCCAGGAGGGTGACAAGAAGGTCTCTAGGCTCCTGGTAGTGCTAAGGGCCAGAACCTCCTCCCAGAGGGCCCCCCAGCCACACCTTCTCTTCACCGAAGAGGCCGGGGTGCCGGTGCAGCAGCTTTTATTGACCGGACGCAGCAGCATACACAGCAGAAGTGGGGCCTGGGCAGCCCGGCCTGGCCACGGGCTCGAGCTGCCCGGAGCCAAGTCTGGGGACCCCAGCATCTCACCCCGCGCCGTCTTGGAGCCCAGCCTCATCCCCGCTCTGGGTCCTCCCTGAAATAAGGGAGCCAGCAGGGGGCCAGGTCCTGGAGGGGTTGGGAAGGTGTGTGGCACCCAGATCGGGACTGATACTGGGTCCAGCGGCCGGCAGGAGACAATCCGTGCAGGGTGGCGGGGGCGTGCGGGCAGGCGGGCGGTTGAGCAGCCGGCTCACCACACAGAGCACTTGTGAGCAGGGTTCATGGGCGAGTCTTTGGGGCAATGGAAGGCCCGGCCAAACTCCTCGAACTGGGACACGCTGCCCAGCAccctgggtgggaggagagaccCACAAGTGTGGGGCCCAGCACCCCCAGCTGTCCCTTCCCACCAGCACGTGCTCCCATCCCAGACACAAGGAGGGGTGCAGCCCAGGCAGCCCGGTGGGCGTACCTGTAGTGCTCAGGGGCATGCTTGTCAGTCAGCACCTGCAGGTAGATGGACTGCGACCGCCGTTTGATGCACCAGTTCTGGGTCGGGGACAGGTGTGCAAGGGAGGAGAGTGGGGATGAGGCCAGGTGTCCACTGTCGGAGCCCTGCAACCTCCCCCCTACAAACCCCAGCGCACTAGCCCTGAAACTCCCATCAGAACCCACAGGGCTgttccccaccccctggccccctACCACCCCCACATGGCCCACCTGAGCAAAGGCAATGAAGAAGAGCTGGTTGTGGGTGTACTTGAGCCGGTGCAGGGGGTGCTCCGGGCCATGCTCCCGCACCCACTTCTGATAGGCCTGGGGGTGCAGAGGGCAGAGCTGCGGTGCTCACAGTGGGGCAGCCTGACTCACCCTCCACCCAGTCAGCCCCAACTCCACACATAACCACTGCACTaagccccagctccctgccttCCATGGTCTCCGAGCTGTGTTCCCTCCCACAAAGGCTAACCCCAGGCAGGTGCCAccgcctccaggaagccctcccttctctccaaacAAGGGTCTGGGAGTCCCTCCTTTTCCAGAGGACCTCTTGTTTGGCACAGGCCCCAGCCCCTAGGCCAGAGGACAGCAAGATAGGGAGGGAGAGGTGCCttcagcccccagccctcccctgaaGGGTCAgaggcccagccccagcagcTCACATAGTAGGCCAGCTTGAGACCCCCCATGTCTGCGATGTTCTCGCCAAGTGTGTGCTTCCCATTCACCTGCgagaaaggaaaaggcaggggGCTGTGTGGGGCCCCACTGACCTCCCTCAGACCTCACACCAGaagcccctgcccaccctgcccctttCCAGAGAGTTCATGCAGAAGGGACTCCAGTCCCTCTGTGCCTCGGGGCCCTGGGGAGCCTGTGTGAGCATGTTCTTGCACCtgtgtgggtgtgcacacagCCCTGGGTGTGTGCACACAGACCCACACAGGGTTTGCTCAGGCCGGTGTGTGCACATGGGTGTGCACACCCCTGGTCTGGGCCGAGCCAGGCCCGAGGGGCTGAGTGAGGCCAGGGGTCTCACCCGCTGGTTGTAGACGGTGAAGTTGTCGTAGAGGTGGACGATGCACTCGGCCTTGCGCAGGAAGCGGCTGTAGGAGGCCTCTGTCCACCAGTGCAGCAGGTTGCCCGAGCGGTCATACTGGCCCCCTGTGGGGTACGGGCAGGGCGGGGTGAGCCTGGCCCTCACCCCCAGAGCCCGAGCTGGGTATCGagtttcttcccccacccccaccagccaaTGAAGACAGAGGGGCCTGGTGGGGCCTCAATCAGCCCATCAtcaccctgcccccactgcctttcttcccctccctcgcCATCCTCAACCCACAGGCCTCACCCCAGTCGTCGTAGCCATGGGTCAGCTCGTGCCCGATGATGGTACCAATGCCCCCGTAGTTCAGAGACCTGCACCCATGGCAGCAGCATCAGGCCCCACCTGCCTTCTGAAAGTgcctggctgctgcccaggccccaggaggCCCTGACCAGGCTAGGGGTGACCCAGGGAGGCCCTAGGAGTGTCCGCAGGGTCCCAGGGCACTCCCgcctcagcttcctcatgggACATGTGAAAGGGGCCACCGGTAACTGTGCACCTGCCTTGTAGGAAATAGCATTTCCTGGGGGGTCGGGGGGACAGGgagagcaggggggagggaggcaggagggaaaccGAGGCACCCCACTTGGGATTTAGCCTTTTCTTCAACACTAGTGTCGCTCCACTTTTGAAACACCTAACCagacattcaaaagaaaaaaaaaaccctacacatTTCCCTAAATTACCAAGGATGAAGTAGGACTATGGGGACCCAGGGTCTGCAGATGCTGTTGGCTCCCgggcccagcccaggctggggtCGGTGTGAGCAGCCCCGCCCACCGTGAAGACAAGGCCAGGTTCTGTACTCACTGTGGGAAGTCGGGGTCGTACAGGGTGGGCTGCAGGATACCAGCGGGGAAGACTATAGGAAGGGTGTGGTCAGCAGGAGACCTGCCCAACTCCAAGCCCCGCCCCTTTCAGGACACGCCCCTTACCCATCTGGTTCTTGTTGGGTAGGTAGTAGGCGTTGAGTGCTTGTGGGGGAAGCAGCCACCTGTGGAGGGAGGCTGAGGTcagctggggggcagggcacaCTCCCCCACTACCCTCACCTCCCAGCCAACTTCTCCTTGGGGCTGTTCTTGTGGCCCCGCCTACAGCCATGTCTTGGGCCTCCCTCAGGCTGATCCCCAATGATCCCCAACCCTGACAGCACCCACTCATGACCTGCACAGGCCTTCTGCCCCCTGCACCAGCACAGCATGAGGCAGTTCGCCACACCAACCTCCTGGCTGCAGTAAGGTGCCCTCTCCCCATGGCACCTCCCGGGCCcccccagctctgggccaggcacccaCGTGGACTTGTCCACCTCCTGCCGGATCTTCTTGACTGAGAGCTGGATGCTGAAGCGGATGCTGTTTAAGATGTTCTTGAAGTAGGTCTTCTCGTGGACCTCAAACTGCACAGGGGACAGGCAGCACTCAGCGGCAGGCCGAGGCAGGGCAAGACCAGCACCACGTGGGCCACATGCCCACCCCCATGCATCAGCTGAGGCCTGGCGCTAGCTCCTTCTCTGCAGTGGTGGTGGGCTCCTGCCCAGGGTCATGGCCACAGCCCTGGCGAAGCCCAGCTGCTTGGGCTGGGCAGGAACAGGCCAGGGGGGAGGCCCACCTCATACTCCTTGTCCACGGCCTCGGGTTTGAGCAGGAAGTCTGGGTAGCCCACCATCACCATCATGTGCTGGAGCTAAAGACAGAGGAGAGGGCAGTGAGTGTGGGCCGGGCCTTGGGTAACAGCCCCCACCCACTGAGGAGCAAGCTCTAGCTCCAGCTTAGGGGTACGGCTCAAAGATCGAGGAGAGCAGGTGGGTGATGCCAACTCCACCAAAGGCACCTTGGTCTCCATTGTTGTCCCAGCACTAGGCCCACGGTAGGTGCTCAGTTAAGTGTGAACCAACAGATGGGAATGGGATCCCACATCACCTTGGCTCGAGCTGCCGCCTTGGTCTCGGCATCCATCCAGTCTAGCTCCTCCAGGCGCTGGCCCAGGATGTACTTGATGTCCTCTACCAGCTGCTGCACCTGCAGGGTCAGGGCTCGGGGCTCACAGACTGGCCAGGAGGGGCTCAGCCTGGGGCcaccagcacctggcacaggggGTCCCCCAATCAGCACCACTTCATAAGCTCAGGGCTGGTGCTGAGCATCAAGGGAGACCTTGGCAGAGGGGATCCAGGCCCTGCACCTCAGACAAAAAGCTCCCAGTCTGGAAGGGGGCAAGCTGCCCCAGCAACGGTCACACACACCCCTGAGGCCGTGTCTATTGAGCGTGTTACAGAGGGTGGGCAGAGCTCGGTGGGGAGGGCCTCCTGTGGCCGACAGACCAAGTAGCCTTCCTGGGGGAAGAGGCCTGGTGAAAGCAGCGTGGAGCCTCAGAGAGGGCAGAGTCCTAAGCTGGCTGCAGGGCATGTGTGGGGCTCCCCATCCTCAGTCCAACGCCATGCAAGGACCCCATGCCCCGCTCACCACCCAtagccccacccccaagcccaggGCAGCCTGACCTTGGCCTTGCTGGCGGCTGAGAAGTGCTCATGCACAAAGAGAGCGCCAAGAGCCGTGCCAAAGTGGCGGTTGGCCTGGCCCAGGCAGACACGGGACAGCTCCTGGGGCTTGTCGCTGCCCTCCATCTCTCGTGCCAGCTCATGCAGTGCCTCTCGAAAGGGCGGTGACAGATGCTCACTCAGGACCACCACCACACGCCACACCAGGTAGTTGTGCAGGATCCTGAGGGCCAGGTGAGGCAGCTGGGTGTCCAGACAGGCTTGCATGCTGGAGCCACCCCAGTGCACCCCCATACTCCCAAGCCTGGGGTGGGACCTATCACCCCCCGGAGTGAGAGTCATTCCAGGCACACACAGGCAGAACCTGGAGTGGCCTAGTCAGGGAAAAGGGCGGGGTCCACACAGCGGGACACACCTCCGGCCACCAAGCAGAGCCCCTGATGCGGCCGGGTCACAGGCCAGCATTGTTTTCTGACTTGCTATGGGGAGAGACAGTGGGCACTTCTGGTGACTGTCTGCCTCAGAGCTGATCTTGAGAGGTCTCTGCTCCTCTTTCAGGTGGGCAGAGAGCAGGCTTTCCCCCTGGTGTCCCTGGGGTGGCAGAGCTATGGCCACACTCGCCCTGTCCGATGTTCAGACCCACTCAGGCCTCACTGTCCCCAGATGCAGCTCAGGGAGCCCACAACCCTGCTCAGGGTGCCACAGAGCGGGTGGCACAGCCATGTCTGAACCTAGGGACAGGGCTCCTACTCCAGTGCtcctcactcccccccccccccagcagtgTGGCTCCCACAccgaggtggaggtggggggtcaGGCTGACCAAGAGGCTGGGGTGCAGGAGAAGGGCCTGGGGGGCTGGTGGGCAGCTGTACCTCCGGGGTGTGGAGCGGATGAGCTGCGACACCTGCTGCATGTAGTCTGTGGCCAGCAGCACCACCTCCTCATCCTCGGAGAAGTCCTCCTGGAAGATCTGGTCCAGCAGCCACTTCCACCGCAGCTGTGGGGCCGTGGGTGGGGATGGTGGGTCTGGGGGTGCCAGGGGCcacagaggacagggagggggacagggacaTACAAGAGAacgcaggagcctggggaggggacagcccaGGGGCTCGggacagcccctccccagccagggccaggcctcaCTCACGTGGGGGGTGATCTTCTGCAGCTGCCCCAGTGTCACCTTGTTGTACATGGAGCTGACGTCGCGACGGAGGTCATCGTACTCTGACACTGTGATCTGTGGTGGGGAGCAGGTTGACCCAGCCCTGCCCAAAGgcccccatcccccagctcccCTTGCCCCCCCAGCAGTACCCCCTGCTCACGTTGGCCAGCCGCTGCTCCAGCTGCAGAATCTCCTCGGCCTTCTGCTCCACAGCGTCCGCCCCCAGTAGTCTGAGCAGGCGCTCCATGAACACCCGGTAGGCTGCCAGGATCTGCACGGGGTCGGCCGTCAAGGGTGGGGGGTCAGCGCTAGGCCCTGGTTCGCCCCTGCTGGAGCCCCACACCTTCCCCGcacccacccccaggctcccACACCTTCTCACTCTCCTCATCCTGAGCTAAGTACAGGGTCCTCTCTGGCAGGGTGAGCCCATCTTGGTCAATCtggggggagaggtggaggcGCAGAGGTCAGAGCTCAACAAGCCACATTCAGACAAACAGACTGAATTCCCACTCAGATGCTTAAACCAGCGAGACATCCAGTGTCATAGCCCCTCCCTCTAGCCAGAGCAGAGGGAGTGgaagctcccccccccccaccagtctactggggaggagggaggggaggtccTCGCCCCCCAATCTTTCCTCCTGTAAGCCTTTGCTTTCCCCACCTGTGAGGGACCTTCCCCACCAGTGAGGGGCACTCACACTGACATTTGGGGCCCCGGTATCCGGCCTGCCGCAGCCGCGCAGGGCTCAGGGGCACACAGCTCCCTCCGCgccctcacagcctggcacagGGCTGCGCCACTGCAGCTCCCGTGGCTCCACTAAACACCGCAATAGCTCGAGGGAAATTACTTGCGCCCTCCTCCTGCGCTCTGCCCGCGCACGCTCCCgtcctctgctctctcctccgCTCCCCTTCTGCACAGGTCTCTGAGATGCGGGGCTGTGCGCCCCGGGTCCCTGGCCGCCGGCGGGGGTGCCTGGGGAGCGGGGGACACTCACGCGGATGACGTAGCGTGAGGAGTTCCTGTCGTCCAGGCTGACGGTGAGTGAGAAGAGCGCGGCGGCGCTGTACACGCCCTGCGCCTTGTACAGCAGCCGGTTGAGGTCCCAGCGCGCCGCGGGCCCCGGGCGCTCGGCGGCGCCCCCCAGGTCCCAGCCACCGCAGTCCTCGATCACCTCAAGCATGGGCCTCGGGCCGAGCCTCTCGATCTCGCGCATGTCGAGGCACGAGCGGAAGAAGGCGCGCACCTTGCGCTGGGCCACGCCGCCGGGCCCACCCCccggccgcgccaggaggcgccGCAGGCGCTCCTCGTTCTGTTCGCCGATGGCCGCGATGGTGCCGTAGGTGAGCTTGTCGTCGGGGATGGCGTGGCGCCGTAGCCAGCCGCCACACGCGAAGGAATAGAAGTCCTGACACGGGTCTATGCTGGCGTCCAGGTTGGCAGCCAGGAAGCGGGCGGCGCGCGCGAAGGCCTTGCGCTCCGGACAGCCCTCGGAGCAGGTGCCGCTGCCCGCCGCGCCTGGGCCCAGGTACTTGAGCGCCAGCATGGCGGCTAGGATGGCGCAGAGGCCGGCAGCGAACACCAGCCCCGACAGCAGGCACACCTCGCGCCGGTTCCAGCGTGGCAGCCCGGCCCGGGCGCCGGTGGTGCTGCGCCCAGCGCTCAACGGGAAGCCAGGGGGCAGCGAGGTGCCGCGCGCGCCCCCTGTGCCGCATCGGCTCACGTACTTGACCTCCTGGAACTCGTCGTAGTGCGCAGTCATCGAATACGGGGCCTCCATGGCGCTGCTGACGCTACCCCGCAGCCCTTGGCGATCTTGGCTACAGGAGCCACCGGGCTGCCGGCCTCCGGTCTGGCCCCCACATGGCCCCCCGGGCCGCAGCTGCCGGAAGGGTAGACACAGGCTTAGAGAGGCACTGAGAGGGGCGCCTCTGGGGCCCACAAGCACGATGGAAAGGGGCGCAGGCCTAGGTCCAGAGACTGGAGGTCACCCTCGTCCCCACCAACGAGCAGGCCTGGCGCCTGACCTCCCTGCGCCGCTGGGAGAATGAGGAAAGGGGAAGGCTCAGAGTGGCCACCACCTCCCCGTTTGCGCAGTGGCATCCTTTgacctgtctcctccctccctgaacACCTGTCGCGGATTTGGGAGTCCCCTGGTGGAAAGCTAGGGGCACCGGTCACGAGGCCTGGCACGTAGTTGGCCTTCAATAAAAGGCTGTTTCTCTTCCCCTTGTGTTTCTTGTAC contains the following coding sequences:
- the ECEL1 gene encoding endothelin-converting enzyme-like 1 — encoded protein: MEAPYSMTAHYDEFQEVKYVSRCGTGGARGTSLPPGFPLSAGRSTTGARAGLPRWNRREVCLLSGLVFAAGLCAILAAMLALKYLGPGAAGSGTCSEGCPERKAFARAARFLAANLDASIDPCQDFYSFACGGWLRRHAIPDDKLTYGTIAAIGEQNEERLRRLLARPGGGPGGVAQRKVRAFFRSCLDMREIERLGPRPMLEVIEDCGGWDLGGAAERPGPAARWDLNRLLYKAQGVYSAAALFSLTVSLDDRNSSRYVIRIDQDGLTLPERTLYLAQDEESEKILAAYRVFMERLLRLLGADAVEQKAEEILQLEQRLANITVSEYDDLRRDVSSMYNKVTLGQLQKITPHLRWKWLLDQIFQEDFSEDEEVVLLATDYMQQVSQLIRSTPRRILHNYLVWRVVVVLSEHLSPPFREALHELAREMEGSDKPQELSRVCLGQANRHFGTALGALFVHEHFSAASKAKVQQLVEDIKYILGQRLEELDWMDAETKAAARAKLQHMMVMVGYPDFLLKPEAVDKEYEFEVHEKTYFKNILNSIRFSIQLSVKKIRQEVDKSTWLLPPQALNAYYLPNKNQMVFPAGILQPTLYDPDFPQSLNYGGIGTIIGHELTHGYDDWGGQYDRSGNLLHWWTEASYSRFLRKAECIVHLYDNFTVYNQRVNGKHTLGENIADMGGLKLAYYAYQKWVREHGPEHPLHRLKYTHNQLFFIAFAQNWCIKRRSQSIYLQVLTDKHAPEHYRVLGSVSQFEEFGRAFHCPKDSPMNPAHKCSVW